A single Phytohabitans houttuyneae DNA region contains:
- a CDS encoding carbohydrate ABC transporter permease, whose protein sequence is MSVLAPARAGAPAPVPEARRRGRRPSTMGGTLAVHGLLLLFALLAIAPVLLIVLNSFKTTPAIFADPFGLPDRETFSVAGYERVFERGNFAANYRNSLVVTVGTTALTLVLSTLAAFALVEYKVRLAPVLAAFFTIGIMLPIRLGTVPILKLVVSWRLMDTLTALVLVYTAMSVPLAVALMMTYFRAVPTDLKDAGRIDGAGELRTLRLTLPLVRPGLAAVASVTMLPVWNDLWFPLILAPSPEHQTVTLGVQQFVGQFLNDYPALLAALTLGAVPLIVLFTVFSRQFIQGLSQGIGR, encoded by the coding sequence ATGAGTGTTCTCGCACCGGCCCGTGCCGGCGCGCCCGCACCGGTACCGGAGGCGCGGCGCCGCGGGCGACGGCCGTCCACAATGGGCGGCACGCTCGCGGTGCACGGCCTGCTGCTGCTCTTCGCGCTGCTGGCCATCGCGCCGGTACTCCTCATCGTGTTGAACTCGTTCAAGACGACACCGGCGATCTTCGCCGACCCGTTCGGGCTGCCGGATCGGGAGACTTTCAGCGTGGCCGGCTACGAGCGGGTCTTCGAGCGGGGCAACTTCGCCGCCAACTACCGCAACAGCCTGGTCGTGACCGTCGGTACCACCGCGCTGACACTCGTGCTCAGCACGCTCGCGGCGTTCGCGCTCGTGGAGTACAAGGTGCGGCTGGCCCCGGTCCTCGCCGCGTTCTTCACGATCGGCATCATGCTGCCGATCCGCCTGGGCACCGTGCCGATCCTCAAGCTCGTCGTGTCCTGGCGGCTGATGGACACGCTCACCGCGCTGGTCCTCGTCTACACGGCGATGAGCGTGCCACTCGCGGTCGCGCTGATGATGACGTACTTCCGGGCGGTGCCCACGGATCTCAAGGACGCCGGGCGCATCGACGGCGCGGGCGAGCTGCGCACGCTGCGGCTGACGCTGCCGCTCGTCCGGCCCGGCCTGGCCGCCGTCGCCTCGGTGACGATGCTGCCGGTCTGGAACGACCTGTGGTTTCCGCTCATCCTGGCGCCGAGCCCGGAGCACCAGACCGTCACGCTCGGCGTGCAGCAGTTCGTGGGGCAGTTCCTCAACGACTACCCGGCGCTGCTCGCCGCGCTGACGCTCGGCGCGGTGCCGCTCATCGTGCTCTTCACGGTCTTCTCCCGGCAGTTCATCCAGGGGTTGAGCCAGGGCATCGGCCGCTGA
- a CDS encoding carbohydrate ABC transporter permease, with translation MRSRYRHLLAFTLPALAVYTVFAAYPLASSIYLSFFDSDTGVSRWVGFDNYVYLFTNPTTSERFWNALVNNVEFFAIHLLVEVPVGLLLAALLTSGRLRRSAAVYRTLLFIPTTLSVVVVGFIWRLIINPLWGLVEHPLLGDERTALPTISLMSVWQYVGIPMIFLYTALLAIPGPVLEAARIDGANGWTTFWRVKFPLIAPQFGLIAILTYIWTFNGFDIVFALNGSAPGPNYSTDILGTLFYRTFFGSSGQVSDLDLGATVASVIFFLILVTTAGYFVLLHRRLKSYEL, from the coding sequence ATGCGCTCCCGCTACCGGCACCTGCTGGCGTTCACCCTACCCGCCCTGGCGGTCTACACGGTGTTCGCGGCGTACCCGCTGGCAAGCTCGATCTACCTGAGCTTCTTCGACAGCGACACGGGCGTGAGCCGGTGGGTCGGCTTCGACAACTACGTCTACCTGTTCACGAACCCGACGACCAGCGAGCGCTTCTGGAACGCGCTGGTCAACAACGTCGAGTTCTTCGCCATCCACCTGCTGGTGGAGGTACCCGTGGGACTGTTGCTGGCGGCGCTGCTGACCTCCGGTCGGCTGCGCCGCTCGGCGGCCGTCTACCGCACGCTGCTCTTCATCCCCACCACCTTGTCGGTCGTGGTGGTCGGCTTCATCTGGCGGCTCATCATCAACCCACTGTGGGGGCTGGTGGAACACCCGCTGCTCGGCGACGAGCGGACCGCGCTGCCGACCATCTCCCTGATGTCGGTGTGGCAGTACGTCGGCATCCCGATGATTTTCCTCTACACCGCGCTGCTGGCGATCCCCGGCCCGGTGCTGGAGGCGGCGCGCATCGACGGCGCGAACGGCTGGACCACGTTCTGGCGGGTCAAGTTTCCGCTCATCGCCCCGCAGTTCGGGCTGATCGCGATCCTCACCTACATCTGGACGTTCAACGGCTTCGACATCGTCTTCGCGCTCAACGGCTCGGCACCGGGCCCGAACTACAGCACCGACATCCTCGGCACGCTCTTCTACCGCACGTTCTTCGGCTCCAGCGGCCAGGTCTCCGACCTGGACCTCGGCGCCACGGTGGCGAGCGTCATCTTCTTCCTCATCCTGGTCACCACGGCCGGGTACTTCGTGCTGCTGCACCGCCGTCTGAAGTCCTACGAGCTGTGA